From Macaca mulatta isolate MMU2019108-1 chromosome 1, T2T-MMU8v2.0, whole genome shotgun sequence, the proteins below share one genomic window:
- the RAB42 gene encoding ras-related protein Rab-42 produces the protein MEGEGYRYQFRVALLGDAAVGKTSLLRSYVAGAPGAPEPEPEPEPTVGAECYRRALQLRAGPRVKLQLWDTAGHERFRCITRSFYRNVVGVLLVFDVTNRKSFEHIQDWHQEVMATQGPDKVIFLLVGHKSDLQSTRCVSAQEAEELAASLGMAFVETSVKNNCNVDLAFDILADAIQQALQQGDIKLEEGCGGVRLIHKTQIPRSPSRKQHPGPCQC, from the exons ATGGAGGGCGAGGGCTACCGCTACCAATTTCGGGTTGCGCTGCTGGGGGACGCGGCGGTGGGCAAGACGTCGTTGCTGAGGAGTTACGTGGCGGGCGCGCCTGGCGCCCCGGAGCCCGAGCCCGAGCCTGAGCCCACTGTGGGCGCGGAGTGCTACCGCCGCGCGCTGCAGCTGCGGGCCGGGCCGCGGGTCAAGCTGCAGCTCTGGGACACCGCGGGCCACGAGCGCTTCAG gtgCATCACCAGGTCCTTTTACCGGAACGTGGTGGGTGTCCTGCTGGTCTTTGATGTGACAAACAGGAAGTCCTTTGAACACATCCAAGACTGGCACCAGGAGGTCATGGCCACTCAGGGCCCAGACAAGGTCATCTTCCTGCTGGTTGGCCACAAGAGTGACCTGCAGAGCACCCGTTGTGTCTCAGCCCAAGAGGCCGAGGAGCTGGCTGCCTCCCTGGGCATGGCCTTCGTGGAGACCTCGGTTAAAAACAACTGCAATGTGGACCTGGCCTTTGACATTCTCGCTGATGCTATCCAGCAGGCCCTGCAGCAGGGGGACATCAAGCTAGAAGAGGGCTGCGGGGGTGTCCGGCTCATCCACAAGACCCAAATCCCCAGGTCCCCCAGCAGGAAGCAGCACCCAGGCCCATGCCAGTGTTAA